Proteins from a genomic interval of Salinivibrio kushneri:
- a CDS encoding glyceraldehyde-3-phosphate dehydrogenase: MSPESYLLDWQTSQTHSETMYPLLSQLYRQKGVEIQLFGRQLINASTIDIIKAHRVARRYTGGTLSPSQTLPLIEVMAELDLAPSKIDIGQLAWTYWQQHDSENGIPDFLHSQLGHLLGTGNGVDPKDVVLYGFGRIGRLLARLLIEKSGPGYPLRLRAIVVRGGKEGDLEKRASLLRRDSVHGPFNGSITVDESRNALIANGNFIQVIYANNPTDVDYTQFGIHDALVVDNTGMWRDEEGLSQHLDSKGAKKVLLTAPGKGDLKNVVFGVNHDVINDDDRIISAASCTTNAITPVLKAMHDKFGIDGGHIETVHSFTNDQNLIDNYHKGDRRGRSASLNMVLTSTGAASAVAKALPELKGKLTGNSVRVPTPNVSMAIANLNLDNPTHKDEINAYLQDVALYSPLSGQIDFTQSTELVSSDLVGSRFAGVVDSQATIAEGNRCVLYIWYDNEFGYSCQVVHCMEQMMGVRYPMVPEPEALS; encoded by the coding sequence ATGAGTCCAGAAAGCTACCTACTCGATTGGCAAACCAGTCAAACTCACTCTGAAACCATGTATCCGCTGCTTAGCCAGCTTTATCGCCAAAAAGGCGTCGAAATCCAACTGTTCGGTCGTCAACTGATCAATGCGAGTACCATTGATATCATTAAGGCACACCGCGTGGCGCGTCGCTATACGGGGGGCACCTTATCCCCCAGCCAGACGTTGCCATTAATCGAAGTGATGGCTGAATTGGATCTTGCTCCCAGTAAAATCGATATCGGTCAGCTCGCCTGGACATACTGGCAACAGCATGACAGTGAAAATGGCATTCCTGATTTTCTTCATAGCCAGCTTGGGCATTTGCTAGGGACAGGCAACGGCGTTGATCCGAAAGACGTGGTACTGTATGGCTTTGGTCGTATCGGTCGCTTACTCGCACGCTTACTGATTGAAAAAAGCGGTCCTGGCTACCCCTTACGCTTACGCGCTATCGTGGTGCGTGGCGGAAAAGAAGGCGACCTGGAAAAGCGCGCCAGCCTGCTGCGTCGCGACTCTGTTCACGGCCCGTTCAATGGCAGCATTACTGTTGATGAGTCGCGTAACGCGTTGATCGCCAATGGTAATTTCATCCAAGTCATTTATGCCAATAACCCAACGGACGTCGATTACACCCAATTCGGTATTCATGACGCATTGGTAGTCGATAACACAGGTATGTGGCGAGATGAAGAAGGCCTGAGTCAACACCTTGACAGCAAAGGCGCTAAGAAAGTCCTTCTCACCGCGCCGGGAAAAGGCGATCTTAAAAATGTGGTATTCGGTGTCAATCATGACGTGATTAACGACGATGATCGAATTATCTCTGCCGCTAGCTGCACCACCAACGCCATTACCCCGGTGCTCAAAGCCATGCACGATAAATTTGGTATTGATGGCGGACACATTGAGACAGTTCACTCGTTTACCAATGATCAAAACCTGATTGATAACTATCACAAAGGCGATCGCCGTGGCCGCTCTGCGTCTTTGAATATGGTACTCACGTCTACCGGTGCCGCGAGTGCTGTTGCCAAAGCACTGCCTGAGCTTAAAGGTAAATTAACCGGTAACTCTGTGCGTGTGCCCACGCCCAATGTCTCTATGGCTATTGCTAACCTGAATTTAGATAACCCCACTCACAAGGATGAAATCAACGCCTATTTACAAGACGTCGCTTTGTACTCGCCGCTATCGGGGCAAATTGATTTTACTCAGTCGACCGAATTAGTATCGAGTGATTTGGTGGGATCACGCTTTGCCGGTGTGGTGGATAGCCAAGCAACCATCGCCGAGGGCAACCGTTGCGTGCTGTACATTTGGTACGACAACGAGTTCGGCTATAGCTGTCAGGTAGTACACTGTATGGAGCAAATGATGGGAGTACGCTACCCCATGGTTCCCGAGCCAGAAGCGCTTTCTTAA
- the fruA gene encoding PTS fructose transporter subunit IIBC, giving the protein MNLVIVTACPSGVANTVIAAGLLEKAAEVKGWTAQIECQSSVQPTQAVSTADIENADRVLLVGEPKESARFNGKPVYQASLNEVMADPQAVLEAAADHAQPYHAQTPSESGTVSIVGITACPTGVAHTFMAAEAVEEAAKAKGYQVKIETRGSVGAKNALTDQEIEAADLVFIAADIEVDLSRFAGKRLYKTSTGMALKKASQTLDDALANAEVYQTTQASSSNASANQGERTGVYKHLMTGVSHMLPLVVAGGLAIALSFVFGIEAFKEEGTLAAALMEIGGGSAFALMVPVLAGFIAFSIADRPGLAPGLIGGMLAASTGAGFLGGILAGFIAGYSAKFVADKVSLPASMEALKPILVIPLLASLFTGLVMIYVVGGPVSVAMESLTSFLQGMNSTNAVILGVVLGAMMCFDLGGPVNKAAYTFGVGLIESGTYMPMAAIMAAGMVPALGMGLSTFLAKRKFNDAEQEAGKASFVLGLCFISEGAIPFAAKDPMRVIPSCIAGGALTGAISMLIGAKLMAPHGGLFVLLIPNAISPVFMYLAAIAAGTLVTGLVYAVLKPVSQPSPLTAAEQS; this is encoded by the coding sequence ATGAATCTGGTGATTGTGACGGCGTGCCCAAGTGGCGTCGCCAATACCGTTATCGCGGCGGGCTTGTTAGAAAAGGCTGCCGAGGTTAAAGGATGGACGGCACAGATCGAGTGTCAGTCTAGTGTGCAACCAACACAGGCGGTATCGACTGCTGATATTGAAAACGCTGACCGTGTTCTCTTGGTCGGTGAGCCAAAAGAGTCGGCTCGCTTTAACGGCAAGCCTGTCTATCAAGCAAGCTTAAATGAGGTAATGGCCGATCCCCAAGCGGTATTGGAGGCCGCCGCGGATCATGCACAGCCGTATCACGCGCAGACGCCAAGCGAAAGCGGTACCGTCAGCATTGTGGGTATTACCGCGTGTCCTACCGGTGTTGCACATACCTTTATGGCAGCGGAAGCGGTTGAAGAAGCGGCTAAAGCGAAAGGTTATCAGGTCAAAATTGAGACACGTGGGTCGGTGGGTGCGAAAAATGCATTAACGGATCAGGAAATTGAAGCCGCGGATCTCGTCTTTATCGCCGCAGATATTGAGGTTGATTTGAGCCGGTTTGCGGGTAAACGTTTATATAAAACCAGTACAGGCATGGCGCTGAAAAAAGCATCGCAGACGCTCGATGATGCGCTTGCTAACGCTGAGGTCTACCAAACAACGCAAGCGAGTTCATCGAACGCCAGTGCTAACCAAGGCGAACGTACCGGTGTCTATAAGCACTTGATGACAGGCGTATCACATATGTTACCACTGGTTGTGGCCGGTGGCTTAGCTATTGCGCTCTCATTTGTATTCGGGATTGAAGCTTTTAAAGAGGAGGGAACACTTGCAGCCGCACTGATGGAAATTGGTGGTGGTAGTGCGTTCGCGCTGATGGTACCGGTACTGGCCGGGTTTATTGCCTTCTCAATTGCGGATCGCCCGGGTCTGGCACCAGGCTTGATTGGTGGCATGCTCGCCGCGTCCACCGGCGCTGGGTTTTTAGGGGGCATACTGGCGGGGTTTATCGCCGGCTACAGTGCTAAGTTTGTGGCAGATAAAGTCAGCTTGCCGGCTTCAATGGAAGCCCTTAAACCCATTCTCGTGATCCCTTTATTAGCTAGTTTGTTTACCGGTTTGGTGATGATCTATGTCGTGGGCGGGCCTGTCTCTGTCGCCATGGAAAGCCTGACCAGCTTCTTGCAGGGGATGAACTCAACGAACGCAGTAATCCTAGGCGTGGTATTGGGGGCGATGATGTGTTTCGACCTTGGCGGTCCGGTCAACAAAGCGGCGTATACCTTTGGCGTCGGCCTGATTGAGAGTGGTACCTATATGCCGATGGCAGCGATCATGGCGGCTGGTATGGTGCCGGCGCTAGGGATGGGACTATCAACCTTCTTAGCCAAGCGTAAATTTAATGATGCCGAGCAAGAGGCGGGTAAAGCATCGTTTGTGCTCGGGCTATGTTTTATCTCGGAAGGGGCGATCCCCTTTGCGGCTAAAGACCCAATGCGAGTGATCCCATCTTGCATCGCAGGTGGTGCGCTGACAGGCGCAATCTCTATGTTGATTGGGGCAAAATTGATGGCACCACACGGTGGCCTCTTCGTGCTGTTAATCCCCAATGCCATCAGCCCTGTGTTTATGTACCTGGCTGCTATTGCCGCAGGTACCTTGGTAACTGGTTTGGTTTATGCGGTGCTTAAGCCCGTCAGTCAGCCTTCACCACTGACGGCCGCCGAGCAATCATAA
- the pfkB gene encoding 1-phosphofructokinase: protein MSAILTVTFNPALDMTGSVSALQPGDVNLVQNYTLHPAGKGVNVARVLTDLGATVAASGFLGADNQDPFAHLFTEHGIADHFLRVPGVSRTNVKLVEKAGRVTDLNFPGMAVEQADIEALTARLLSLAEHHEWIVLAGSLPPGVSTEQLTTWITTLRDAGKKVVVDTSQHALRAAVEATPWLVKPNEAELAQCLNAPISNEQAVLLARGEQLFNQGIANVVISRGVDGVLWRDKEGWLKAVAPAQSVVSTVGAGDSLVAGLVSGCQTGLSKEAALCRAVAISALAVTQVGVGVRNDEDVNQLIEKISVSPVELSVHAE, encoded by the coding sequence ATGAGTGCCATTCTGACCGTAACCTTCAATCCCGCACTCGACATGACAGGCTCAGTCAGTGCGCTACAGCCTGGTGATGTCAACTTGGTGCAAAACTATACACTGCACCCGGCGGGAAAAGGCGTCAATGTCGCACGTGTCTTAACGGATTTGGGCGCGACGGTCGCGGCGTCAGGCTTTCTTGGTGCAGATAACCAAGACCCGTTTGCTCACCTTTTTACCGAGCACGGCATTGCCGATCACTTTTTGCGCGTGCCGGGGGTGAGCCGCACCAACGTCAAGCTGGTTGAAAAAGCGGGACGTGTCACTGATTTGAATTTTCCTGGTATGGCGGTTGAACAGGCCGATATTGAGGCATTGACGGCACGCTTGCTCAGTCTGGCTGAGCACCATGAGTGGATCGTGCTAGCGGGCAGTTTGCCACCTGGTGTCTCGACCGAGCAGTTGACCACTTGGATCACCACCTTGCGCGATGCAGGGAAAAAAGTGGTTGTCGATACCAGCCAGCACGCCTTACGCGCCGCCGTTGAGGCAACACCTTGGTTGGTAAAGCCTAATGAAGCAGAACTGGCGCAATGCCTCAACGCGCCCATCAGTAATGAGCAAGCCGTGTTGCTGGCGCGCGGCGAGCAATTGTTTAACCAAGGGATCGCGAATGTGGTTATTTCTCGCGGCGTAGACGGGGTGCTCTGGCGCGATAAGGAAGGCTGGCTTAAGGCTGTGGCACCGGCGCAATCGGTGGTGAGTACCGTTGGGGCCGGGGATTCTTTAGTGGCAGGGCTGGTATCAGGATGCCAGACCGGCCTAAGCAAAGAGGCGGCGCTGTGTCGCGCGGTCGCTATCTCTGCGCTCGCGGTAACCCAAGTGGGGGTCGGTGTGCGCAATGATGAAGACGTGAACCAATTAATCGAAAAAATCAGCGTGTCGCCTGTTGAGCTGTCAGTGCACGCGGAATAA
- the fruB gene encoding fused PTS fructose transporter subunit IIA/HPr protein, translated as MLALNAHDIHMQQHAASKHEAIKAMAAALTQKGLVEAGYQDGMLAREAQTSTYLGNGIAIPHGTTDTRDQVKQTGVQVFHFPQGVDWGEGNLAYVAIGIAAKSDEHLSILRQLTRVLSQDGIEQQLKTISGSEQLVTLLNGQTADTQAFTFSSDMVLTGFPASDITTLQAVGAGLLKNHHCLNSDGVSHAVAGQPVHLGEEHWLLGVGDGVLQTGMSVVMPATSLSHQSQSVSALWCVAANNPAHLPVLNTLMQWKLDKQLAASGRYSPQALVDALSAEPAPAQPHTAAPSEALTAEGSTGLYTVTNAHGLHARPGAMLVNTAKKFSADIQVANASTQSAPVNAKSLMKVIALGVKHGHQLQFSAQGSDAEQAIAALGDAIKDGLGENA; from the coding sequence ATGTTGGCACTCAACGCACACGATATTCATATGCAGCAACACGCGGCGTCTAAGCACGAGGCTATCAAAGCCATGGCCGCAGCACTCACCCAAAAAGGACTAGTAGAAGCGGGCTATCAAGACGGAATGCTGGCGCGTGAAGCCCAAACCAGTACCTATCTGGGCAACGGTATTGCCATCCCGCATGGCACAACGGATACCCGCGATCAAGTTAAACAAACAGGGGTACAAGTGTTTCATTTTCCCCAGGGGGTTGACTGGGGAGAGGGAAACCTCGCTTACGTGGCCATTGGTATCGCCGCCAAATCAGACGAACACTTGAGTATCTTACGTCAGTTGACGCGTGTGCTGTCACAAGACGGCATCGAGCAACAATTAAAAACCATATCGGGATCAGAGCAACTGGTTACCCTACTCAATGGGCAAACGGCGGATACTCAGGCCTTCACGTTTAGCAGCGACATGGTGTTAACCGGCTTTCCAGCGTCAGATATCACTACCTTGCAAGCCGTGGGCGCGGGATTGCTCAAAAACCATCATTGTTTAAATAGCGATGGCGTCAGCCACGCTGTCGCGGGCCAGCCGGTGCACCTTGGTGAAGAGCATTGGTTGCTCGGTGTGGGAGACGGTGTACTGCAGACCGGGATGTCGGTGGTCATGCCCGCGACGTCACTGTCTCACCAATCCCAGTCGGTCAGTGCGCTTTGGTGTGTCGCAGCCAACAACCCTGCGCATCTTCCTGTGCTCAATACCTTGATGCAATGGAAGCTTGATAAACAACTGGCGGCATCTGGCCGTTACTCGCCACAAGCGCTGGTTGATGCGTTGTCTGCTGAACCCGCCCCCGCACAACCTCATACAGCGGCGCCGTCTGAAGCGCTCACCGCAGAGGGATCAACAGGCCTGTATACGGTGACGAATGCGCATGGTTTGCACGCTCGTCCTGGGGCGATGTTGGTCAATACAGCGAAAAAATTCAGTGCTGATATACAGGTTGCCAACGCGTCCACCCAGTCGGCGCCGGTTAACGCAAAAAGCTTGATGAAAGTGATCGCGCTTGGGGTGAAGCATGGGCACCAGTTACAGTTTTCCGCCCAAGGAAGCGACGCCGAACAAGCGATTGCGGCACTGGGTGATGCCATTAAAGATGGGTTGGGAGAGAACGCATGA
- the cra gene encoding catabolite repressor/activator, whose product MKLDEIARLAGVSRTTASYVINGKADRYRISEKTRARVMAVVEQHNYQPNRAATALRAGTTQTLGLVVPDLANTSYATLAKLFERKAHDQGYQVIITGSDDDPEREKIVAETLVSRKIDALIVASCLPADNTFYPKLQQQGTPIVAIDRGLDANQFANVLSDDEKGAYQLTEMLIAPTDVYQAGLIGAVPSLAISQDRENGFRGALAAQGVDGQVRYGQAFSRTEGQRLMTEWIEAGDLPDALLTTSFTLCEGILDAIRQTGIAPTALYFATFGDSRILDFLPFGVQSLPQQFEAISDAALSLAVSAAQGDNHPGVITVERQPIWRPHQTQAWVGLG is encoded by the coding sequence ATGAAGCTTGATGAAATTGCCCGTCTTGCCGGTGTATCACGCACAACGGCCAGTTATGTGATTAATGGCAAAGCCGACCGTTATCGGATCAGTGAAAAAACGCGAGCACGCGTGATGGCAGTGGTCGAACAACACAATTATCAGCCGAACCGCGCCGCCACCGCCTTGCGTGCAGGCACCACACAAACGCTGGGGTTGGTCGTGCCTGACTTAGCGAACACCAGTTACGCCACGTTGGCAAAACTCTTTGAACGAAAAGCCCACGATCAAGGCTATCAGGTTATTATCACGGGCTCTGATGACGACCCAGAGCGAGAAAAAATAGTGGCTGAAACTCTCGTCTCCAGGAAAATTGATGCGTTAATCGTGGCCTCTTGTTTGCCTGCAGATAATACCTTCTACCCCAAATTACAACAGCAAGGCACTCCCATCGTTGCCATTGACCGTGGGCTGGATGCCAACCAATTCGCGAATGTACTGAGTGATGATGAAAAAGGCGCTTACCAGCTCACCGAGATGTTAATTGCCCCAACGGATGTCTATCAAGCAGGACTGATTGGTGCCGTCCCCTCGCTGGCCATCTCACAAGACAGGGAGAACGGCTTTCGTGGTGCGTTAGCGGCACAAGGCGTAGATGGACAAGTGCGTTACGGTCAAGCTTTCAGCCGTACAGAGGGGCAAAGGCTGATGACAGAGTGGATTGAAGCCGGTGACTTACCCGATGCCTTACTCACCACCTCCTTCACGCTTTGTGAAGGAATACTGGACGCCATCCGGCAAACAGGGATCGCCCCCACTGCACTGTATTTTGCCACTTTTGGGGATAGCCGCATCCTCGATTTTCTTCCTTTTGGGGTGCAGTCTCTCCCTCAACAGTTTGAAGCGATTAGTGACGCGGCACTCAGTCTCGCGGTATCGGCCGCACAAGGAGACAATCATCCTGGGGTTATCACGGTTGAACGCCAACCGATTTGGCGCCCCCATCAAACACAAGCTTGGGTCGGACTGGGTTAA
- a CDS encoding lipocalin-like domain-containing protein — MIRSLLGGGVIIALGALVWWGQPPSSSPDTRGNFAVFDSQSGFASVTPDHTPTYPQDMAAHSDFATEWWYLTATLTDANGQAYGVQWTLFRRALAPDRKEGWASQQLYMAHVAITSDDKQWESERFARGGIDQTGVTLSPFQAWLDDWQWQGGQQPFPARVRAIWPAQGKPVGFTLEVRENGQQVKHGEEGYSVRHASQPSASYYFSLPQLTVKGVLTIAGETIPVTGKGWFDKEWSNGAMAAEQTGWDWFGLNLDDGRALMVTQIRGTEPFMFGSLLFPDGRVVTLSQDDIRMLPVSHAKMAEGANLPIRWQIKVPSEGISLTTQPLNPQSWMDLSFPYWEGPVEVHGSATGRGFMEATGY; from the coding sequence ATGATACGTTCATTGTTAGGGGGTGGTGTGATCATCGCGCTCGGCGCGCTAGTATGGTGGGGGCAGCCGCCGTCATCGTCTCCTGATACCCGTGGAAATTTTGCCGTTTTTGATTCGCAAAGTGGCTTTGCCTCTGTAACCCCAGACCACACGCCTACCTATCCCCAAGACATGGCGGCACACTCAGATTTTGCTACTGAATGGTGGTATTTGACCGCGACCTTAACCGACGCTAATGGACAAGCGTATGGCGTGCAATGGACATTGTTTCGCCGCGCGTTAGCTCCGGATCGCAAAGAAGGGTGGGCGAGTCAGCAGCTGTATATGGCGCATGTAGCGATCACGAGCGATGATAAACAATGGGAGTCGGAGCGCTTTGCCCGTGGCGGGATTGATCAAACAGGAGTGACGCTGTCACCTTTTCAGGCTTGGTTAGACGACTGGCAATGGCAGGGCGGTCAACAACCTTTTCCAGCCCGTGTGCGTGCGATATGGCCTGCGCAAGGTAAGCCAGTCGGCTTTACGTTGGAGGTGCGAGAGAATGGACAACAGGTCAAGCACGGTGAAGAGGGATATAGTGTCCGTCATGCCAGTCAGCCGTCGGCTTCGTATTATTTTTCTTTGCCACAGCTAACCGTCAAGGGTGTGCTAACCATTGCGGGTGAAACCATTCCCGTGACAGGAAAAGGCTGGTTTGATAAGGAGTGGTCGAATGGCGCGATGGCCGCCGAACAAACGGGATGGGATTGGTTTGGGCTTAACTTAGATGATGGCCGTGCGTTAATGGTTACCCAAATACGCGGCACCGAGCCGTTTATGTTTGGTTCATTACTGTTTCCTGATGGCCGAGTAGTGACGCTAAGCCAGGATGATATTCGTATGCTGCCGGTCAGTCATGCCAAGATGGCGGAGGGCGCTAACTTGCCGATTCGTTGGCAGATCAAAGTACCCAGTGAGGGCATTAGCCTGACTACGCAACCGCTTAACCCACAGAGCTGGATGGACTTGAGTTTTCCCTATTGGGAAGGGCCTGTGGAAGTGCATGGCAGTGCCACAGGCCGTGGCTTTATGGAAGCGACAGGCTATTAA
- a CDS encoding ABC transporter permease, whose product MFGPVASALWGHYRRHPFQVFLVWLGLTLGVSLLVGVLSINQHAQQSYRQGEQLFSNPYPFSIHHTERTQRVPHAFYIGLRRQGLTQCVPIDRLDVVTPSLSDIHLMGVDTIAMLPFIANQRADEAPSLSPMDAISMPYPVYVGEAMAEHKGWEEGQMIDLLDYPPIGPLRIIDNDALSMGTYLVADMALLRHLSARTGFTEVLCGDLSQAERQTIREALPSALTLTKTQSTQLGPLTRAFHLNLLAMGLLAFVVGLFIFYQAISLSMTQRQPLVGTLRQLGVDGRQLSAVMSTELLLWVLLGVVSGNVLGMLLANQLLPAVATTLSDLYGADINLVMHWQWQWGLYSLLLAILGAAMASAWPLVRLVNTSPGRLSQRMTLMRGTHREYAVQAILAVLLGVAAWGVSYWETSQWQGFTLIAFTMLSAALALPYLCGWLFHTSAAVYAGARWRWFFTDAAASLSYRGVAAMAFMLAVSAHIGMETMVGSFRTSTETWLQQRLAADVYVRPSHAALAEMETWLVKNKDVAQFWTTYRRELTTNQGRLEVLSVGNRMSEKQTLAMKASQPDYWAQLHQARTVLLSEALAAKFGVGVGESINLPAPMGEHWQVAGIYYDYGNPYGQLVVSTRSDAGQWLKQGRSSLAVVLNQDTQTEQFVDRINHRFSLTTGQVQNQADIMRYAMRIFDRTFTVTESLCALMLIVAICGLFFSTLATELSRQRQYSLLRYLGLSGRELIALGGGQLVLLGLTSALIAIPLGLVLAGMLIHVVLKASFGWTMTMSFFPISYATTIGLSMLALMVAGAWPVYRMLKRTAAASLRDAQ is encoded by the coding sequence GTGTTCGGGCCCGTCGCTAGCGCTTTATGGGGGCATTATCGTCGCCATCCCTTTCAAGTCTTTCTCGTCTGGCTTGGGTTAACCCTGGGTGTCTCTTTGCTGGTTGGCGTGTTATCGATAAACCAACATGCGCAGCAAAGCTATCGCCAAGGTGAACAGCTTTTTAGCAACCCTTACCCTTTTAGCATTCATCATACCGAGCGAACACAACGCGTGCCGCATGCCTTTTACATTGGCTTGCGCCGTCAAGGCTTAACCCAATGTGTGCCGATTGATCGTCTCGATGTTGTGACACCGTCACTTAGTGATATCCATCTGATGGGGGTGGATACAATCGCGATGCTGCCATTTATCGCCAATCAGCGAGCCGATGAAGCCCCTTCATTGTCCCCTATGGATGCGATCTCAATGCCATATCCTGTCTATGTGGGAGAGGCCATGGCTGAACATAAAGGCTGGGAAGAGGGGCAAATGATTGATTTGCTGGATTACCCGCCGATCGGCCCTTTGCGTATTATCGATAATGATGCGCTGAGTATGGGCACTTACTTGGTGGCTGATATGGCGCTACTGCGTCATCTCTCTGCGCGTACTGGGTTTACCGAGGTGTTATGCGGCGATTTGTCTCAAGCGGAGCGACAAACGATTCGCGAAGCGTTACCCTCAGCCTTGACGTTGACCAAAACCCAATCAACCCAACTTGGCCCACTCACCCGTGCTTTTCACTTAAATTTGCTCGCGATGGGGTTATTGGCTTTTGTGGTGGGACTGTTTATTTTTTATCAGGCGATCTCCCTTTCCATGACTCAGCGTCAGCCCTTGGTCGGAACCTTGCGGCAGCTTGGCGTTGATGGACGCCAACTCTCAGCTGTCATGTCAACAGAGTTGTTGCTTTGGGTGCTACTCGGCGTGGTCAGTGGCAACGTCCTGGGTATGTTACTTGCCAACCAATTACTTCCCGCGGTCGCCACGACCTTGTCTGATTTGTACGGCGCAGACATTAATTTAGTGATGCATTGGCAGTGGCAATGGGGGCTCTACAGTTTACTGCTTGCTATTTTAGGGGCGGCGATGGCGTCCGCTTGGCCTTTGGTGCGCTTAGTCAACACCTCCCCGGGGCGCTTATCGCAACGGATGACCCTGATGCGTGGTACACATCGAGAATATGCCGTACAGGCTATTTTAGCGGTGTTGCTTGGCGTGGCGGCGTGGGGCGTGTCGTATTGGGAGACGAGTCAATGGCAAGGGTTTACCTTGATTGCCTTTACCATGCTAAGTGCCGCTTTAGCGCTGCCTTATTTGTGTGGCTGGCTGTTTCATACCAGTGCAGCAGTGTATGCGGGCGCGCGATGGCGATGGTTTTTCACCGATGCGGCGGCAAGTTTAAGTTACCGTGGTGTGGCGGCGATGGCGTTTATGCTCGCGGTTTCGGCACATATTGGTATGGAAACCATGGTCGGTAGCTTTCGCACGAGCACTGAGACTTGGCTGCAACAACGCTTGGCAGCGGACGTTTATGTTAGGCCGAGCCATGCTGCTCTCGCGGAGATGGAAACATGGTTGGTAAAGAATAAAGACGTGGCGCAATTTTGGACCACGTATCGGCGTGAGCTGACGACAAACCAAGGGCGGCTTGAAGTGCTGTCGGTAGGCAACCGTATGTCTGAGAAGCAAACGTTAGCGATGAAGGCGTCCCAACCTGATTACTGGGCGCAATTACATCAAGCGCGCACGGTATTACTCAGTGAAGCGTTAGCGGCTAAATTTGGCGTTGGCGTGGGAGAGAGCATCAATCTTCCCGCCCCAATGGGCGAGCACTGGCAGGTTGCTGGGATCTATTACGATTATGGCAACCCCTATGGCCAGCTAGTAGTGTCTACCCGCAGTGATGCGGGACAATGGCTAAAGCAGGGCCGATCATCGCTGGCGGTGGTCCTCAATCAGGACACGCAAACCGAGCAGTTTGTTGATCGCATCAATCACCGTTTTTCGCTGACCACTGGGCAGGTGCAAAACCAAGCGGATATTATGCGTTATGCAATGCGTATCTTTGATCGTACCTTTACCGTGACGGAAAGCTTGTGTGCACTGATGTTGATTGTCGCGATATGTGGGTTGTTCTTTTCCACCTTGGCGACCGAGCTATCGCGCCAACGGCAATATAGCTTGCTACGTTACCTTGGCCTGTCAGGGCGTGAGCTTATCGCGCTCGGGGGAGGGCAATTGGTGCTGCTTGGCCTCACCAGTGCGCTAATTGCCATCCCGTTGGGGCTTGTGCTGGCGGGTATGTTGATCCATGTTGTCCTGAAAGCATCGTTTGGGTGGACCATGACCATGAGCTTCTTCCCGATAAGCTATGCCACCACCATCGGGCTGTCCATGTTGGCGCTTATGGTCGCAGGGGCTTGGCCTGTTTATCGCATGCTAAAACGCACCGCGGCGGCGTCGTTGCGTGATGCGCAGTAA
- a CDS encoding ABC transporter ATP-binding protein — translation MLAIKGLCKGYQDGSDFHPVLQGAAMSLSSTSQLALMGESGSGKSTLLNVIAGLDKPDSGEIWFDDTPLHRLSEGARTQFRRQNIGLIFQQFNLLPTLSIADNIRFCRQLKGLKEDSCLWRQIVSQLDLMPLLNRYPEEVSGGQQQRAAIARALYMSPKLLLADEPTGSLDERNADAVMRLLITLTSQQEAGLLLVTHSDTVASYLQGSVGLQGGVLSVRARR, via the coding sequence ATGTTAGCAATTAAAGGGCTGTGTAAAGGTTATCAGGATGGGAGCGACTTCCATCCTGTGCTGCAAGGCGCCGCGATGTCGCTGTCGTCGACCAGTCAACTGGCGTTGATGGGCGAGAGTGGGTCGGGTAAAAGTACCTTGTTAAATGTGATTGCGGGGCTGGATAAACCCGATAGCGGTGAGATCTGGTTTGACGATACCCCTCTCCATCGGTTGAGCGAGGGGGCACGCACGCAGTTTCGACGCCAAAACATCGGCTTGATCTTCCAGCAATTTAATCTGCTTCCCACCCTCTCTATTGCGGATAACATTCGTTTCTGTCGCCAACTAAAAGGCTTGAAAGAAGACAGTTGTCTGTGGCGACAAATTGTTTCTCAGCTTGATTTAATGCCGTTGCTCAATCGTTACCCAGAAGAGGTGTCTGGTGGTCAGCAGCAGCGCGCCGCCATCGCACGCGCGTTATATATGTCGCCTAAACTGCTACTTGCCGATGAGCCAACGGGGAGTTTGGATGAGCGCAATGCGGATGCGGTGATGCGTTTGCTTATCACACTAACCAGTCAGCAGGAAGCCGGACTGCTGTTGGTGACACACAGTGATACCGTGGCTAGCTATTTGCAGGGTAGTGTAGGGCTACAAGGAGGCGTGCTCAGTGTTCGGGCCCGTCGCTAG